A DNA window from Syntrophaceae bacterium contains the following coding sequences:
- the rpsP gene encoding 30S ribosomal protein S16 codes for MATKIRLARMGTRSRPFYRIVVADSEFPRDGRFIEIVGHYDPKKEPAEVTLKDERVREWLSKGAKPTLTVSQLLKKKGIPLKG; via the coding sequence ATGGCAACAAAGATCAGACTGGCACGCATGGGAACCCGGAGCAGGCCTTTCTACCGCATCGTGGTAGCCGATTCCGAATTTCCGAGAGACGGAAGATTCATCGAGATTGTCGGCCACTACGACCCCAAAAAAGAGCCGGCGGAAGTAACCTTGAAAGACGAACGCGTCCGGGAATGGCTCTCCAAGGGGGCGAAGCCGACGCTCACTGTTTCCCAGCTGCTGAAAAAAAAGGGAATCCCACTTAAAGGGTAA
- a CDS encoding KH domain-containing protein: MKELIKYMAQALVDHPDQVEVNEIVGEQTSVIELRVAKEDLGKVIGKQGRTAKAMRAILSAASTKIRKRTVLEIIE; this comes from the coding sequence ATGAAGGAGCTCATCAAGTACATGGCGCAGGCTTTGGTGGATCATCCTGATCAGGTGGAAGTGAATGAAATCGTTGGAGAGCAGACCTCGGTGATCGAATTGAGAGTGGCCAAAGAGGATTTGGGGAAGGTTATCGGAAAGCAGGGACGAACCGCCAAGGCGATGCGGGCTATCTTGAGCGCCGCTTCAACGAAAATCCGTAAGAGGACGGTCCTCGAGATCATTGAATGA